Proteins encoded by one window of Ignavibacteriota bacterium:
- a CDS encoding DUF1573 domain-containing protein, whose amino-acid sequence MKKINYFLTFLVFNFSLFAQITGPKISALSPEFDFGDVKEGIVLKHNFVISNTGGQVLQISKVKASCGCTAAKPSRNEIKPNDTTSINVSFDTSRRMGQQQKYVYIFSNDSENPQYRLSFKANIISSNVGISNGDPEIKLSKYSQNFGNVKEGQILKTTVEISNIGKSVLEISEIKSSCGCTATFMKDRSLKPNEKSNLNIDFNTKDLKGPIVRTVTLISNDPQFPSRVVTLIANIEKE is encoded by the coding sequence ATGAAAAAAATAAATTATTTTTTAACATTTTTAGTTTTTAACTTTTCACTATTTGCGCAAATCACCGGTCCGAAGATTTCCGCTCTTAGTCCGGAATTTGATTTTGGCGATGTAAAAGAAGGGATAGTACTTAAGCATAATTTTGTTATTTCCAATACAGGCGGACAAGTTTTACAAATTTCAAAAGTGAAGGCTTCATGCGGCTGTACCGCGGCAAAACCTTCTAGAAATGAAATTAAGCCGAATGATACAACTTCAATTAATGTTTCTTTTGATACAAGCAGAAGAATGGGACAACAGCAAAAGTATGTTTATATATTCAGTAACGATTCCGAAAATCCACAATATAGATTATCATTTAAGGCAAACATAATATCATCGAATGTTGGGATTTCCAACGGAGATCCGGAAATAAAACTTTCAAAATACTCTCAAAATTTTGGAAACGTTAAAGAGGGACAAATTCTTAAAACTACAGTTGAAATTTCCAATATCGGAAAAAGCGTGTTGGAAATAAGTGAAATAAAATCATCTTGCGGATGTACGGCAACTTTTATGAAAGACAGATCGCTTAAGCCGAACGAAAAATCAAATTTGAATATTGATTTCAATACAAAAGATTTAAAGGGACCAATTGTACGAACTGTTACTTTAATTTCTAATGATCCTCAGTTTCCGTCGCGCGTAGTAACACTAATTGCTAATATCGAAAAGGAATAA
- a CDS encoding methionyl-tRNA formyltransferase: MKIIFFGTPDFAIPSLDILFKNGHEILAVVTAPDKPRGRGQNLSPTPIKQFAAENSIKIFTPDKLKDNELEFQLKELNPDLFVIVAFRILPRNIFTIPKYGSFNLHGSLLPKYRGAAPIQWALINGDTETGLTTFFLEDKVDTGNIILKEKVKIEDNDNFESLHDRMRIIGADLVLKTVNLIQHNKVILHKQDDSIATPAPKITKEICEINWTKSANEIHNLVKGLSPFPGAFFYLKNKSYKVFSTKVVSISELKIGEIQQTKNEIIVGTSQNSIQILEIQPEGRKRMKTDEFLRGYSLL; encoded by the coding sequence ATGAAAATTATATTTTTCGGAACACCGGATTTTGCGATTCCATCATTAGATATTCTTTTTAAAAATGGTCATGAAATTTTAGCGGTAGTTACGGCTCCTGATAAACCAAGAGGCAGAGGTCAAAATTTATCGCCGACTCCAATCAAACAATTTGCCGCCGAAAATAGCATAAAGATCTTTACTCCGGATAAATTGAAAGACAATGAACTTGAGTTTCAATTAAAAGAATTAAACCCAGATTTGTTTGTGATTGTCGCGTTTAGAATTTTGCCAAGAAATATTTTCACAATTCCGAAGTACGGTTCATTCAATTTACACGGCTCGCTTCTTCCTAAGTACAGAGGAGCCGCGCCGATACAATGGGCATTGATAAACGGCGATACTGAAACCGGTTTAACAACATTTTTTTTGGAAGATAAAGTCGATACAGGAAACATAATTCTAAAGGAAAAAGTTAAAATTGAAGATAATGACAACTTTGAGTCATTACATGACAGAATGAGAATTATTGGAGCCGATTTAGTTTTAAAAACGGTTAATCTTATTCAGCATAATAAAGTAATATTACATAAACAGGATGATTCAATTGCTACACCCGCACCGAAAATAACCAAAGAAATATGTGAGATAAATTGGACTAAATCTGCAAATGAAATTCATAATTTAGTTAAAGGATTATCTCCATTTCCGGGGGCTTTTTTTTATCTCAAGAATAAATCATATAAAGTATTTTCAACAAAAGTAGTAAGCATTTCGGAATTAAAAATTGGCGAGATCCAGCAAACTAAAAATGAAATTATTGTTGGCACTTCTCAAAATTCGATACAAATATTGGAAATTCAGCCCGAAGGAAGAAAAAGAATGAAAACCGATGAATTTCTTCGCGGATATTCACTCCTTTAA
- the tsaB gene encoding tRNA (adenosine(37)-N6)-threonylcarbamoyltransferase complex dimerization subunit type 1 TsaB, translated as MEKNKIILAIETSNELCGAAILFSENNFDERIISLKHVHSERLIPVIDELFKANKISANDLSAVAVSIGPGSFTGLRIGLTSAKAIAFAANLAIIPVPTFSALAFEISEYIKLNEEFFIINNANIEECYFAKYKLLENKIEEKIPLSLINKKELDKYICYESLIFGSVKNIKTVKNVTSPRAVNIGKWAYFFGEDLLTFDYDFLEPNYLKEFKIKRLQ; from the coding sequence ATGGAAAAAAATAAAATAATACTTGCCATTGAAACTTCAAATGAATTGTGCGGAGCCGCAATTTTATTTAGCGAAAACAATTTTGATGAAAGAATTATTTCACTTAAACACGTGCACTCTGAAAGATTGATTCCCGTAATTGATGAATTATTTAAGGCAAATAAAATTTCGGCAAATGATTTATCCGCCGTTGCCGTTTCTATTGGACCGGGTTCTTTTACCGGATTAAGAATAGGTTTAACCTCTGCTAAAGCCATAGCTTTTGCGGCGAATTTGGCTATAATTCCTGTTCCTACATTTTCGGCATTGGCATTTGAAATTTCCGAATATATAAAATTAAACGAAGAATTTTTTATCATTAACAACGCTAATATTGAAGAATGTTACTTTGCTAAGTATAAATTGCTTGAAAACAAAATTGAGGAAAAAATACCGTTAAGCTTAATAAATAAAAAAGAGCTGGACAAATATATATGTTATGAATCTTTAATTTTCGGAAGTGTAAAAAATATAAAAACCGTAAAAAACGTTACTTCGCCTAGAGCCGTCAATATTGGAAAATGGGCTTATTTTTTTGGCGAAGATTTATTAACTTTTGACTATGATTTTCTTGAGCCAAATTATTTAAAGGAATTTAAGATAAAGAGATTACAATGA
- a CDS encoding acetyl-CoA carboxylase carboxyltransferase subunit beta codes for MAWFKRSKQNISPESKKLDVPDGQWIKCEKCGEIIYARQLEMNAWVCFKCDHHFRINSTDYISIIFDSGSFKELDKKMKSADPLKFEDTKSYKDRISETIKKTGLNDAVRTGIGTINGQKVSFACMDFKFIGGSMGSVVGEKIARAIDKAYENKIPMIIISQSGGARMMEGALSLMQMAKTSSRLARLADAGLPYISILADPTTGGTTASYAMLGDVIIAEPKALIGFAGPRVIKQTIGKDLPKGFQRSEFLLENGFVDSIVHRKDLKEKLTKLIGYMS; via the coding sequence ATGGCGTGGTTTAAAAGATCAAAACAAAATATTTCTCCGGAAAGTAAAAAACTTGACGTACCGGACGGACAATGGATAAAATGTGAAAAGTGCGGAGAAATTATTTACGCGAGACAATTGGAAATGAACGCTTGGGTTTGCTTTAAGTGCGACCACCACTTTAGAATAAACAGTACTGATTATATTTCTATTATTTTTGACAGCGGTTCATTTAAAGAGCTAGATAAAAAGATGAAATCGGCTGACCCGTTAAAATTTGAGGATACTAAATCATATAAGGATAGAATTTCTGAAACGATTAAGAAAACCGGATTAAATGACGCCGTAAGAACAGGAATTGGTACAATAAACGGACAAAAAGTAAGTTTTGCGTGTATGGATTTTAAATTTATTGGCGGTAGCATGGGTTCTGTTGTTGGAGAAAAAATTGCCAGAGCGATAGATAAAGCTTATGAAAATAAAATCCCGATGATCATAATTTCCCAAAGCGGCGGAGCGAGAATGATGGAAGGCGCTTTATCGCTTATGCAAATGGCAAAAACAAGCAGTCGTTTAGCTAGATTGGCTGATGCCGGGTTGCCTTATATTTCAATTTTAGCCGATCCTACAACGGGCGGAACAACAGCGAGTTACGCGATGCTTGGTGATGTAATAATTGCCGAACCAAAAGCATTGATTGGATTTGCCGGACCACGAGTTATAAAACAAACAATTGGAAAAGATTTACCGAAAGGATTTCAGCGATCTGAATTTTTGCTTGAAAACGGATTTGTCGATTCAATAGTTCATAGAAAAGACTTAAAAGAAAAATTAACTAAGCTGATTGGTTATATGAGTTAA
- a CDS encoding bifunctional response regulator/alkaline phosphatase family protein translates to MKNYKILWIDDEIEMLRSHIIFLKEKGYDVTTFTNGKDAIAELKESEYDLIFLDEMMPGMGGLETLSIIKEMNPNIPVVMVTKSEEESLMNDAIGSKITDYLIKSVVPSQILMVCKKILDGKKISGEYVTKDYLEDFNKISVRLTDNLNSNDWIDINTKMVNWDLEIDSHREVGLQQTLLEQKKECNQEFSKFVEKNYEYWVNNKNNNDVPVLTTDIVEKFVIPHLSSAEGPVFFFVLDCLRLDQWLLMEKHLLDYFTISKDYYYSILPTATPYSRNALFSGLYPSEIENYYPDLWQGNDDERSQNKYEKDLLQFLLDRKRVKLDNELKYMKIIDPDVGRSFEQNIVSHKRTHFMAVVVNFLDMLVHGRSDSELIKEIAPNEAAFRSLTNSWFQHSSLFGTFRNIALMNKAKVIITTDHGSIITRRAAKVMADKETSKNLRFKFGRNLNVDSKFAFQINNPHKFKLPKRGVTGSYIIAKEDFYFIYPTDYHKYLNYYKDTFQHGGISMEEMILPVITMESKK, encoded by the coding sequence ATGAAAAACTATAAAATACTTTGGATCGATGATGAGATCGAGATGCTTCGCTCTCATATTATATTTTTAAAGGAAAAAGGATATGATGTAACAACGTTTACTAACGGAAAAGACGCGATTGCTGAATTGAAAGAATCCGAATATGATTTAATTTTTTTAGATGAAATGATGCCGGGTATGGGAGGCTTAGAAACTCTTTCAATAATTAAAGAAATGAATCCGAATATACCTGTTGTAATGGTTACAAAGAGCGAAGAAGAATCTTTGATGAATGACGCAATAGGAAGCAAGATAACCGATTATCTCATAAAATCTGTAGTTCCTTCGCAAATATTAATGGTTTGTAAAAAAATATTGGACGGCAAAAAAATTTCCGGCGAATATGTAACTAAAGATTATTTGGAGGATTTTAATAAAATCTCTGTTAGATTGACAGATAATTTAAATTCAAACGATTGGATTGACATCAACACAAAAATGGTTAATTGGGATCTTGAAATCGACAGCCATAGAGAAGTAGGTTTGCAGCAGACTTTATTGGAACAAAAAAAAGAATGCAATCAGGAATTCTCTAAATTTGTTGAAAAGAATTATGAGTATTGGGTTAATAATAAAAATAATAATGATGTTCCGGTTTTAACAACGGATATTGTTGAAAAATTTGTGATCCCGCATTTGTCAAGCGCCGAAGGTCCCGTTTTCTTTTTTGTGCTGGATTGCCTTCGTTTAGATCAATGGCTATTGATGGAAAAACATCTTTTGGATTATTTTACAATTTCAAAAGATTATTACTACTCAATTTTACCAACGGCAACTCCATATTCAAGAAATGCTTTGTTCAGCGGATTGTATCCCTCCGAAATTGAAAATTATTATCCCGATCTTTGGCAGGGAAACGACGATGAGCGAAGTCAGAATAAATATGAAAAAGATCTTCTTCAATTTCTGCTCGATAGAAAAAGAGTGAAGCTTGATAATGAATTAAAATATATGAAAATTATTGATCCCGATGTCGGCAGATCATTTGAACAAAATATTGTTTCGCACAAACGAACTCATTTTATGGCGGTTGTAGTTAATTTTTTGGATATGCTAGTACACGGAAGATCGGATTCCGAATTGATAAAGGAAATTGCGCCGAATGAAGCGGCATTCAGATCGCTTACAAATAGCTGGTTTCAGCATTCGTCATTGTTCGGAACATTTAGAAATATAGCGCTGATGAATAAAGCGAAAGTTATTATAACAACTGATCACGGAAGCATAATTACAAGAAGAGCCGCCAAAGTTATGGCGGATAAAGAAACGTCAAAGAATTTAAGATTTAAATTCGGCAGAAATCTTAACGTTGATTCCAAATTCGCGTTTCAAATAAATAATCCTCACAAGTTCAAACTTCCTAAAAGAGGAGTTACCGGAAGCTACATAATCGCGAAAGAAGATTTTTATTTCATTTATCCCACTGATTACCACAAGTACCTAAATTATTATAAAGATACATTTCAGCACGGAGGAATTTCAATGGAAGAAATGATTCTTCCCGTTATTACCATGGAGAGCAAAAAGTAA
- the def gene encoding peptide deformylase → MIVYPITQYGDKILRKVVKPVKEINDDILLIVRKMFETMRNANGVGLAANQVGLDKQIFVVDVSEVEDYNDIKPVAMINPQIILQSDEKIILEEGCLSLPTLRDDVERARDIKVKYLNTSGEEVETEASEFFARVILHEYDHLIGKMIPDRVAESKRTKMLSLLKKIQNREIDCDYPITENEA, encoded by the coding sequence ATGATTGTATACCCAATCACTCAATACGGTGATAAAATTTTAAGAAAAGTCGTAAAACCCGTTAAAGAAATAAATGATGATATTTTATTGATTGTTAGAAAAATGTTCGAAACAATGCGTAACGCAAACGGCGTTGGTTTAGCCGCTAACCAAGTCGGTTTGGATAAACAAATTTTTGTTGTTGATGTGTCCGAAGTTGAAGATTATAATGATATAAAACCCGTCGCAATGATAAATCCGCAAATTATTTTACAATCGGATGAAAAAATTATTTTGGAAGAAGGATGTTTAAGTCTGCCTACATTAAGAGATGATGTTGAGAGAGCACGAGATATAAAAGTTAAATATTTAAACACTTCTGGAGAAGAAGTTGAAACTGAAGCCTCAGAATTTTTCGCCCGTGTAATCCTTCATGAATATGATCATCTTATTGGAAAAATGATTCCTGACAGAGTCGCGGAAAGCAAGAGAACGAAAATGTTAAGTCTCTTAAAGAAAATTCAAAACAGAGAAATAGATTGCGATTACCCAATAACAGAAAATGAAGCTTAG
- a CDS encoding cysteine desulfurase produces the protein MNVYFDNAATTKLHQQVLEKMLPYLKEDYGNASAIHSFGRKARVAVEDSREIIADLINAEPSEIYFTSGGTESNNFIINGIAKTEYIESGKNKIITSTVEHHSVLHTFDKLANEGFESKLVPVDEKFKPLENKIKNEIDEKTSLVSIIHVNNETGSIFDFDILPNKDYYIHTDAVQSFGKINIDVKKIHIHALSASAHKINGPKGIGLAYIKSGTPMESFILGGGQERNRRAGTENVASIVGFAEAVKIAKQELDNNYEKVSKLKKYFTQQLHKYFADKVLINSYENFSPYILSITFDPQYFKNDSEAILMNLDINRIAASSGSACTSGTLKPSHVILASGKSIDYAKGTLRFSFSANNSFEEIDFAISKLKKIAELNKNR, from the coding sequence ATGAACGTTTATTTTGATAATGCCGCGACCACAAAACTGCATCAGCAAGTTTTAGAAAAAATGCTTCCGTATTTAAAAGAAGATTATGGAAACGCATCGGCGATTCATTCTTTTGGAAGAAAAGCCCGAGTCGCAGTAGAAGATTCACGAGAAATTATAGCAGATCTTATAAATGCGGAACCGAGTGAAATATACTTTACAAGCGGCGGAACCGAATCTAATAATTTTATTATAAATGGGATCGCAAAAACTGAATACATAGAGAGCGGTAAAAATAAAATTATTACTTCCACTGTTGAGCATCATTCCGTTTTGCATACATTTGATAAATTGGCAAATGAAGGATTTGAATCAAAGTTAGTGCCGGTAGATGAAAAATTTAAACCTTTGGAAAATAAAATTAAAAACGAGATTGATGAAAAAACTTCGTTAGTCTCAATAATACATGTAAATAACGAAACTGGAAGCATTTTCGATTTCGACATACTTCCAAATAAAGATTATTATATTCATACAGACGCCGTTCAAAGTTTTGGAAAAATTAATATTGACGTAAAAAAAATACATATTCACGCGCTTTCCGCTTCCGCTCATAAAATAAACGGACCAAAAGGAATTGGATTGGCTTATATAAAAAGCGGCACTCCTATGGAGTCATTTATACTTGGCGGCGGACAAGAACGAAATCGAAGAGCCGGAACGGAAAATGTAGCAAGTATTGTCGGATTTGCCGAAGCTGTAAAAATTGCGAAACAAGAACTTGATAACAATTATGAAAAAGTGAGCAAATTAAAAAAATACTTTACACAACAGCTGCATAAATATTTTGCAGATAAAGTTTTAATAAACAGTTATGAAAATTTTTCTCCGTATATTTTAAGTATAACATTTGATCCACAATATTTCAAAAATGATTCCGAAGCGATTTTAATGAATTTGGATATAAACAGAATTGCTGCGTCCTCAGGTTCCGCGTGTACTTCAGGAACTTTAAAACCATCGCATGTTATTTTGGCAAGCGGCAAATCAATTGATTACGCTAAAGGGACTTTAAGATTTTCTTTTTCGGCAAATAATTCTTTTGAAGAAATAGATTTTGCAATTTCCAAATTGAAAAAAATTGCAGAATTAAATAAAAATCGTTAA
- the dnaK gene encoding molecular chaperone DnaK, whose product MGKIIGIDLGTTNSCVAVMEGNDPVVIPNSEGGRTTPSVIGFTKSGERLVGQPAKRQAVTNPNNTIFSVKRFMGRRFDEVGIEIKEVPYKVVAGDNGSARIKIDDRLYSPPEISAMVLQKMKKTAEDYLGQEVNEAVITVPAYFNDAQRQATKDAGEIAGLTVRRIINEPTAAALAYGLDKKNKEELVAVYDLGGGTFDISILQLGDGVFEVKSTNGDTHLGGDDFDQRLIDFLASEFQKQEGIDLRKDPMALQRLKEGAEKAKIELSSTTQTDVNLPFITATQDGPKHLNITISRAKFEQLIDDLIERSAGPCEQAIKDAGVSPSQIDEVILVGGSTRVPKVQDLVRKIFGKEPHKGVNPDEVVAVGAAIQGGVLAGDVKDVLLLDVTPLSLGIETLGGVMTKLIESNTTIPTKKSEVFSTAADNQPSVEIHILQGERSMAADNRTLGRFHLEGLPPSPRGIPQIEVAFDIDANGIMHVSAKDKATGKEQSIRITSSSGLSKDEIDKMKNQAKEHAAEDKKKKEGVDIKNTADNLVFQTKKQIEELKDKLPADVKSKLESEIVNVEEAIKTNNSDTIKSASDKLSKVWSEAAQNLYQQPGAQGQPGQGFDPNAQQQSQTNSDAPKDDSKNVEDASYEVVDDDK is encoded by the coding sequence ATGGGTAAAATAATAGGAATTGATCTTGGAACTACTAACTCGTGCGTTGCGGTGATGGAAGGAAATGATCCGGTTGTTATACCAAATTCTGAGGGTGGAAGAACAACTCCATCTGTTATAGGTTTTACCAAAAGCGGAGAAAGATTAGTCGGACAGCCGGCAAAAAGGCAAGCCGTAACTAATCCAAATAATACTATCTTTTCCGTAAAAAGATTTATGGGAAGAAGATTTGATGAAGTTGGAATTGAAATTAAAGAAGTACCATATAAAGTTGTAGCCGGCGATAACGGTTCGGCAAGAATTAAAATTGATGACAGATTATATTCACCACCGGAAATTAGCGCGATGGTTCTTCAGAAAATGAAAAAAACTGCTGAAGATTATTTAGGTCAAGAAGTAAACGAAGCGGTTATTACTGTTCCAGCATATTTTAATGACGCTCAACGACAAGCTACAAAAGATGCCGGTGAAATTGCGGGTTTAACCGTAAGAAGAATTATTAATGAACCAACAGCCGCCGCGTTAGCGTACGGTTTGGATAAGAAGAACAAGGAAGAATTGGTAGCAGTTTATGATCTTGGTGGCGGTACTTTTGATATTTCAATATTACAATTAGGCGACGGAGTTTTTGAAGTTAAATCTACAAACGGCGATACACATTTAGGCGGTGATGATTTTGATCAAAGATTAATTGACTTTTTAGCGAGTGAATTTCAAAAACAGGAAGGTATTGATCTTAGAAAAGATCCAATGGCTTTGCAGAGATTGAAAGAAGGCGCTGAAAAAGCTAAAATTGAATTATCGTCAACGACTCAAACTGACGTTAATCTGCCTTTTATTACTGCAACGCAAGATGGACCAAAGCACCTTAACATAACAATTTCGCGCGCGAAGTTTGAACAATTAATTGATGATCTTATTGAAAGATCAGCAGGACCTTGTGAACAGGCTATTAAAGACGCGGGAGTTTCACCTTCGCAGATAGATGAAGTTATATTAGTAGGCGGATCAACAAGAGTTCCTAAAGTTCAAGATTTAGTTAGAAAGATATTCGGAAAAGAACCTCATAAAGGTGTAAATCCGGATGAAGTTGTTGCTGTCGGAGCGGCAATTCAAGGTGGAGTTTTAGCCGGAGATGTTAAAGATGTTCTTTTGCTTGATGTTACTCCGCTTTCACTTGGAATTGAAACATTGGGCGGCGTAATGACAAAATTAATTGAATCAAATACCACTATTCCAACGAAGAAAAGTGAAGTATTTTCAACTGCCGCGGATAATCAGCCAAGCGTAGAAATACATATTCTTCAAGGTGAAAGATCAATGGCGGCTGATAATAGAACTTTAGGCAGATTTCACTTAGAAGGTTTACCGCCGTCACCAAGAGGAATTCCGCAGATTGAAGTAGCTTTTGACATTGACGCTAACGGAATTATGCATGTATCAGCAAAAGATAAAGCGACAGGAAAGGAGCAAAGCATCAGAATTACATCTTCAAGCGGTTTATCAAAAGATGAAATTGATAAAATGAAAAATCAGGCTAAAGAACATGCTGCCGAAGATAAAAAGAAAAAAGAGGGTGTTGATATAAAAAACACCGCTGATAATTTAGTTTTTCAAACGAAGAAACAAATTGAAGAACTTAAAGATAAATTACCGGCAGATGTAAAATCTAAACTGGAATCTGAAATTGTAAATGTTGAAGAAGCAATTAAAACAAATAATTCTGATACAATAAAATCCGCATCGGATAAATTGAGTAAAGTTTGGAGCGAAGCCGCGCAAAACTTATATCAGCAGCCGGGCGCTCAAGGTCAACCCGGACAAGGTTTTGATCCGAATGCTCAGCAGCAGTCGCAAACAAATTCTGATGCGCCAAAGGATGACAGTAAAAATGTTGAAGATGCTTCTTATGAAGTTGTTGATGACGATAAATAG
- a CDS encoding Hsp20/alpha crystallin family protein yields the protein MTLLRFEPMRDFDHLANRFQRFFDEFPGFSAVEKDNFSPRIDISENEKNIIIDAEIPGVKKENLKITLQDNILTIEGEKKKVAEEKEKNYYREERSYGKFKRSFTFPVEVDSDKVEAKFENGMLEIKLNKLEPKTAKERIIELN from the coding sequence ATGACACTTTTAAGATTTGAACCAATGAGAGATTTTGATCATTTAGCAAACCGTTTTCAAAGATTCTTTGATGAATTCCCAGGTTTTTCTGCAGTAGAAAAAGATAATTTTTCACCAAGAATAGATATTTCAGAAAATGAAAAAAATATAATTATCGATGCCGAAATTCCGGGTGTTAAAAAAGAAAATTTAAAAATAACATTGCAAGATAACATTTTAACAATTGAAGGTGAAAAGAAAAAAGTAGCGGAAGAAAAAGAAAAAAATTATTATCGTGAGGAAAGATCCTACGGAAAATTCAAAAGAAGTTTTACTTTTCCGGTTGAGGTTGATTCTGATAAAGTTGAAGCGAAATTTGAAAATGGAATGTTGGAAATTAAATTAAATAAGCTTGAGCCAAAAACGGCAAAAGAAAGAATAATAGAGCTTAACTAA
- a CDS encoding Hsp20/alpha crystallin family protein, producing MEETNLLTNVEEKRSWEEALEKESWVAPLIDIYETNDDYFIVANMPGVSKEDVKIKVEDGDLVIMGRINFSDVLNKKYLLKEIDPSNYYRKFKLSDSINEEKIVATLENGRLQINLPKLERVKPRTIEIN from the coding sequence ATGGAAGAAACAAATTTATTAACAAATGTTGAAGAAAAAAGAAGCTGGGAAGAAGCTCTTGAAAAAGAATCGTGGGTTGCGCCTTTAATAGATATTTATGAAACTAACGATGATTATTTCATAGTTGCGAATATGCCGGGAGTAAGTAAAGAAGATGTAAAGATAAAGGTAGAGGACGGCGATTTAGTAATTATGGGAAGAATCAATTTCTCTGATGTTTTGAATAAAAAATATTTGCTGAAGGAAATTGATCCAAGCAACTATTATAGAAAATTCAAACTTTCCGATAGTATTAATGAAGAAAAAATAGTCGCGACTCTAGAGAATGGAAGACTGCAAATTAATCTTCCAAAATTGGAAAGAGTTAAACCCCGCACAATTGAAATAAACTAA
- a CDS encoding biotin--[acetyl-CoA-carboxylase] ligase: MFNIEDFDLKLDTNFIGRNFIYVEEIDSTNSYLMSESENLPNGTVLLSEFQIDGKGRLNRKWYSIKGNNLTFSILFNKKIEKLNINHVNLAASLAVAQSIENLFQLKTELKWPNDILVKNKKLSGILLESSYKNSKLEKFVIGIGINVNQTKFEGEYKVRPTSVKYEAKKEIARERLLNEILNNLENNINELNTNAKSILDEWRDKCRMIGEHITIDSNNNLLHGIFYDIDANGFMILKIGDKLEKITNGDISLK, encoded by the coding sequence ATGTTTAACATTGAAGATTTTGATTTAAAGTTAGATACAAACTTTATTGGACGAAACTTCATTTATGTTGAAGAAATTGACTCAACAAATTCTTATTTAATGTCGGAAAGTGAAAATCTGCCGAATGGAACGGTTTTGCTCAGCGAATTTCAAATTGACGGAAAAGGAAGATTAAATAGAAAATGGTATAGTATAAAAGGAAATAATCTTACTTTTTCAATATTGTTTAACAAGAAGATTGAAAAATTAAATATTAACCATGTCAATTTGGCTGCCTCACTTGCCGTTGCTCAATCAATTGAAAATTTATTTCAGCTGAAAACAGAATTAAAATGGCCCAACGACATTTTGGTTAAGAATAAAAAACTTAGCGGAATATTACTTGAATCCAGCTATAAAAATTCCAAACTTGAAAAGTTTGTAATTGGTATTGGAATTAATGTAAATCAAACAAAATTTGAGGGCGAGTATAAAGTTCGACCGACATCAGTAAAGTATGAAGCAAAAAAAGAAATTGCACGCGAAAGATTATTGAATGAAATTTTAAACAATTTAGAAAACAATATCAACGAATTAAACACAAACGCTAAAAGCATTTTGGATGAATGGCGCGATAAATGCAGAATGATCGGCGAACATATAACAATTGATTCCAATAATAATTTGTTGCACGGAATATTTTATGATATTGACGCAAACGGATTCATGATACTTAAAATTGGCGATAAGCTTGAGAAAATTACAAACGGGGATATTTCTTTAAAATAA
- the tsaE gene encoding tRNA (adenosine(37)-N6)-threonylcarbamoyltransferase complex ATPase subunit type 1 TsaE gives MEILRQRKINSLSELDKFSSEISQIIKKGDIIVLEGNLGSGKTTFVKSICLNYGIENVVSPTFAIVNEYYSKFTIFHFDFYRIKKIEELYDIGIEEYLNNSEAVIFIEWAELFPQILPKEYIKITIQFNDKEERNIEVIKIN, from the coding sequence TTGGAGATTTTGCGCCAAAGAAAAATTAATTCTCTGTCGGAATTGGATAAGTTTTCATCCGAAATTTCTCAAATAATTAAGAAAGGCGATATCATAGTTCTTGAGGGAAACTTAGGCAGCGGAAAAACTACCTTTGTTAAATCTATTTGTTTAAATTATGGCATTGAAAATGTTGTAAGTCCTACTTTTGCTATTGTAAACGAATATTATTCTAAATTTACGATATTTCATTTTGATTTTTACAGAATTAAAAAAATTGAAGAATTGTATGATATTGGTATTGAAGAATATTTAAATAATTCCGAAGCGGTTATTTTCATTGAATGGGCTGAGCTGTTTCCCCAAATTTTACCCAAGGAATATATTAAAATTACAATTCAATTTAATGATAAAGAAGAACGAAATATTGAAGTGATCAAAATTAATTAA